In a single window of the Delftia tsuruhatensis genome:
- a CDS encoding GNAT family N-acetyltransferase, with protein sequence MPSIRPSQDGDLAAITAIYRHHVLHGTGTFETDPPSESDMAARRADVLAKGLPYLVAVDAQGLVLGFAYANWFKPRPAYRFSAEDSIYVNEAARGQGVGRLLLDALSRDCEAAGVRKLLAVIGDSANAGSVGVHRAAGFSPAGTLRSMGWKFGRWLDIVLMEKTLGDGDRSSPE encoded by the coding sequence ATGCCTAGCATCCGACCCAGCCAGGACGGCGATCTCGCCGCCATCACCGCCATCTACCGCCACCATGTGCTGCATGGCACGGGCACCTTCGAGACCGATCCCCCTTCCGAATCCGACATGGCCGCGCGCCGCGCCGATGTGCTGGCCAAGGGCCTGCCCTACCTGGTGGCCGTGGACGCGCAGGGCCTGGTACTGGGCTTTGCCTACGCCAACTGGTTCAAGCCCCGCCCGGCCTACCGTTTCTCGGCCGAAGACTCCATCTATGTGAATGAGGCGGCCCGTGGCCAGGGCGTGGGCCGCCTGCTGCTGGACGCGCTGTCGCGCGATTGCGAGGCCGCAGGCGTGCGCAAGCTGCTGGCAGTGATCGGCGATTCGGCCAATGCCGGCTCCGTCGGTGTGCACCGCGCCGCGGGCTTCAGTCCTGCCGGCACGCTGCGCTCCATGGGCTGGAAGTTCGGCCGCTGGCTGGACATCGTACTCATGGAGAAGACCCTGGGAGACGGCGACCGCAGTTCGCCCGAATAA
- the rpsP gene encoding 30S ribosomal protein S16 has protein sequence MVVIRLSRGGSKARPFYNIVAADKRVRRDGSFIERLGFYNPNARGGEEGLRVALDRVNYWKSVGAQTSETADRLISQATKKAA, from the coding sequence ATGGTCGTCATTCGACTCTCCCGCGGCGGTTCCAAGGCCCGTCCGTTCTACAACATCGTTGCCGCCGACAAGCGTGTTCGCCGCGATGGCTCGTTCATCGAGCGCCTGGGCTTCTACAACCCCAACGCCCGTGGCGGCGAAGAGGGTCTGCGCGTCGCTCTGGACCGCGTCAACTACTGGAAGAGCGTTGGTGCGCAGACTTCCGAGACTGCCGATCGCCTGATCAGCCAGGCCACCAAGAAGGCTGCCTGA
- the rimM gene encoding ribosome maturation factor RimM (Essential for efficient processing of 16S rRNA) encodes MSHMPELEASVLPADAVEVGRIAEAWGIKGWFKVAAFSSDPEALFTARQWYLQPAEKGARQFSGTLLLPVKQARVHSDSVVATSPSVLDRNAAEALRGARIFVARSDFPQPEDGEYYWVDLMGLSVVNREGVALGIVRDLLSTGPQTVLVLAYEEDGKERERMIPFVDAYVDKVDLPGKTIVADWQPDY; translated from the coding sequence ATGAGCCACATGCCCGAACTCGAAGCCAGCGTCCTGCCTGCCGATGCCGTGGAGGTCGGCCGCATCGCCGAAGCCTGGGGCATCAAGGGCTGGTTCAAGGTGGCCGCCTTCAGCTCCGACCCCGAGGCCTTGTTCACCGCCAGGCAGTGGTACCTGCAGCCCGCCGAGAAAGGCGCGCGGCAGTTTTCGGGAACCTTGCTGCTGCCGGTCAAGCAGGCGCGTGTGCATTCCGACTCGGTGGTCGCCACGTCGCCTTCCGTCCTCGACCGCAATGCGGCCGAGGCGCTGCGCGGTGCGCGCATCTTCGTGGCGCGCAGCGACTTTCCGCAGCCCGAGGACGGTGAGTACTACTGGGTCGACCTGATGGGCCTGTCTGTGGTCAATCGTGAAGGCGTGGCTCTGGGCATCGTGCGCGATCTGCTGTCCACGGGGCCGCAGACCGTGCTTGTGCTGGCCTATGAAGAGGATGGCAAGGAGCGCGAGCGCATGATTCCCTTTGTCGACGCCTATGTGGACAAGGTGGATCTGCCGGGCAAGACCATTGTCGCGGACTGGCAACCCGACTACTGA
- the trmD gene encoding tRNA (guanosine(37)-N1)-methyltransferase TrmD — protein MRFDIITLFPELFAPFLESGVTRRAYASGQVGVHLWNPRDHAQGNYRRVDDRPFGGGPGMVMMAEPLLRCLETAQQARRDAGEAGSAPVVLFSPIGTTLRHGVVADWAQGPGAILLCGRYEGLDQRFIDAHVTHQLSLGDFVLSGGEIAAMALLDAVARLQPGVLNDEGSFQQDSFNPALDGLLDCPHYTRPEVWEGREVPAALLSGHHAQIERWRRDQRLAITARHRPELIEQARAQGLLNAKDEGFLAKNACGL, from the coding sequence ATGCGCTTCGACATCATCACGCTGTTTCCCGAGCTGTTCGCGCCCTTTCTTGAAAGCGGCGTGACCCGTCGTGCCTATGCATCAGGCCAGGTCGGCGTGCATCTGTGGAACCCGCGCGACCACGCCCAGGGCAATTACCGGCGCGTGGATGACAGGCCCTTTGGCGGAGGCCCGGGCATGGTGATGATGGCCGAGCCTTTGCTGCGCTGCCTGGAGACGGCGCAGCAGGCGCGCCGTGACGCGGGTGAGGCCGGGTCGGCTCCCGTGGTGCTGTTTTCACCCATCGGCACCACGCTGCGCCACGGTGTCGTTGCCGACTGGGCGCAGGGGCCGGGCGCCATCCTGCTGTGCGGGCGCTACGAGGGCCTGGACCAGCGTTTCATCGATGCCCATGTGACCCATCAGTTGAGCCTGGGGGACTTCGTGCTCTCCGGTGGCGAGATCGCGGCCATGGCCCTGCTCGATGCGGTGGCGCGGTTGCAGCCGGGAGTGCTCAACGACGAGGGCAGCTTCCAGCAGGACAGCTTCAATCCCGCGCTGGACGGCCTGCTCGACTGCCCGCACTACACGCGTCCCGAAGTCTGGGAAGGGCGCGAGGTGCCCGCGGCGCTGTTGTCCGGGCACCACGCCCAGATCGAGCGCTGGCGCCGCGACCAGCGCCTGGCCATCACCGCCAGGCACCGCCCGGAGCTGATCGAGCAGGCGCGTGCCCAGGGTCTGCTCAACGCCAAGGACGAGGGGTTTTTGGCAAAAAACGCCTGCGGGCTATAA
- the rplS gene encoding 50S ribosomal protein L19 codes for MNLIQTLEQEEIARLNKTIPQFAPGDTVIVSVNVVEGSRKRVQAYEGVVIAKRNRGLNSGFTVRKISSGEGVERTFQTYSPLIAGIEVKRRGDVRRAKLYYLRERSGKSARIKEKLPSRVKVSAEA; via the coding sequence ATGAACCTGATCCAGACCCTCGAGCAAGAGGAAATCGCCCGTCTGAACAAGACCATCCCCCAGTTCGCCCCTGGTGACACCGTCATCGTGAGCGTGAACGTGGTTGAAGGCAGCCGCAAGCGCGTGCAGGCCTACGAAGGCGTGGTGATCGCCAAGCGCAACCGCGGCCTGAACAGCGGCTTCACCGTGCGCAAGATCTCCAGCGGCGAAGGCGTGGAGCGTACGTTCCAGACCTACTCTCCCCTGATCGCCGGCATCGAAGTCAAGCGCCGCGGCGATGTGCGTCGTGCCAAGCTGTACTACCTGCGCGAGCGCAGCGGCAAGTCGGCCCGCATCAAGGAAAAGCTGCCGTCGCGCGTCAAGGTTTCTGCCGAAGCCTGA
- a CDS encoding CoA pyrophosphatase, with protein MPSIADPRQAPLVGIDSHLPAVPAEVRTPEALRRRFALPPQWAPEVVREKRFSDRQPADAAVLVPIVLRDEPTVLLTERTAHLSTHSGQVAFPGGKRDPEDGSAQATALREAQEEVGLAAGDVEVLGTLPIYITGTAFLITPVVALVDPRARLQPNPYEVADVFEVPLAFLLDPANHERHAMVWNGVPREWFAMPYQDGDRQRYIWGATAGMLRNLYRFLSA; from the coding sequence ATGCCGTCGATCGCCGATCCACGCCAGGCCCCTTTGGTTGGCATCGACAGCCATCTGCCGGCGGTCCCTGCCGAGGTCCGCACGCCCGAGGCCCTGCGCAGGCGCTTCGCGCTTCCGCCGCAGTGGGCCCCCGAGGTGGTGCGCGAGAAACGCTTCAGCGATCGCCAGCCCGCCGATGCGGCCGTGCTCGTGCCCATCGTGCTGCGCGACGAGCCGACGGTGCTGCTGACCGAGCGCACGGCCCACCTGTCCACGCACTCCGGCCAGGTGGCCTTTCCCGGCGGCAAGCGCGACCCCGAGGACGGTTCGGCCCAGGCCACGGCCTTGCGGGAGGCGCAGGAGGAGGTCGGGCTGGCGGCCGGCGATGTGGAGGTGCTGGGCACGCTGCCGATCTACATCACGGGCACGGCCTTCCTGATCACGCCGGTGGTGGCGCTGGTCGATCCGCGGGCGCGGCTGCAACCCAATCCCTACGAGGTGGCGGACGTGTTCGAGGTGCCTCTGGCCTTCCTGCTCGACCCCGCCAACCACGAACGCCATGCCATGGTCTGGAACGGCGTGCCGCGCGAGTGGTTCGCCATGCCCTACCAGGATGGGGACCGCCAGCGCTACATCTGGGGCGCGACGGCGGGCATGCTGCGCAATCTTTACCGATTCCTGTCGGCCTGA
- a CDS encoding CobD/CbiB family protein, whose amino-acid sequence MSFFAILIALLIEQARPLAPANLVHAGYRAWTVSVRRNFDAGQAHHGWLAWTVAVALPCVLVMGIYLLLLWGVGWPLAMVWNVAVLYVTLGFRQFSHHFTRIRDALDAGDEYAAREALAHWQQVDASEVPRSEVVRHVIEYSVLAAHRHVFGVLFWFSALAALGLGPLGAVFYRMTEHLSRSWSRKGLVGGSQVSPQLQHAARQAWTVIDWLPARLTALSFAVVGSFEEAIEGWRFHAQRFPNDNDGVILAATSGAINVRLGGEALKRREGISVTRDDGEEIDLDVDSEATPGREPEIGHLRSVVGLVWRSVVVWLLLLALLSLARLLG is encoded by the coding sequence ATGAGTTTCTTTGCCATTTTGATCGCCCTGCTGATCGAGCAGGCGCGACCCCTGGCTCCCGCCAATCTCGTGCATGCCGGTTATCGTGCCTGGACGGTATCGGTGCGGCGCAACTTCGATGCCGGCCAGGCGCACCACGGTTGGCTGGCCTGGACCGTTGCAGTGGCGCTGCCCTGCGTGCTGGTGATGGGTATCTACCTGCTGCTGCTGTGGGGGGTGGGCTGGCCTCTGGCCATGGTCTGGAATGTGGCCGTGCTCTACGTGACGCTGGGCTTTCGCCAGTTCAGCCACCATTTCACCCGGATCCGCGACGCGCTGGATGCCGGTGACGAATATGCCGCACGCGAGGCCCTGGCGCACTGGCAGCAGGTCGATGCCAGCGAGGTGCCGCGCAGCGAGGTGGTGCGCCATGTGATCGAGTACTCGGTGCTGGCTGCGCACCGCCATGTGTTCGGCGTGCTGTTCTGGTTCTCGGCGCTGGCGGCGCTGGGGCTGGGTCCGCTGGGTGCCGTGTTCTATCGCATGACCGAGCATTTGTCGCGCTCCTGGTCGCGCAAGGGGCTGGTGGGCGGTTCCCAGGTCAGCCCCCAGCTCCAGCATGCGGCGCGCCAGGCCTGGACCGTGATCGACTGGCTGCCTGCCCGATTGACCGCGCTGTCGTTCGCCGTGGTCGGCAGCTTCGAAGAGGCCATCGAGGGGTGGCGCTTCCATGCCCAGCGCTTTCCCAACGACAACGACGGCGTCATCCTGGCCGCGACGTCGGGCGCCATCAACGTGCGCCTGGGTGGCGAGGCGCTCAAGCGCCGCGAGGGCATCTCGGTGACGCGCGACGATGGCGAGGAGATCGACCTGGATGTGGACAGCGAGGCCACGCCGGGCCGCGAGCCCGAGATCGGCCACCTGCGCAGCGTCGTCGGCTTGGTCTGGCGCTCGGTCGTGGTCTGGCTGCTGCTGCTGGCTCTGCTGTCGCTGGCACGCCTGCTGGGCTGA
- the rsgA gene encoding ribosome small subunit-dependent GTPase A has translation MAERAALREGLVVSSHGRHCVVETEDGARHICHPRGKKSQTVVGDRVRWQLPPAGQGEEGTIEKVLERRNLFYRQDEIRTKSFAANIDQVLILIAAEPVFSESQLARALITAEATHIKPLIALNKRDLTEPFADAWERLAPYREMYLGRETPHYEVLALSLANEGEADRQLLMQHLQGKATLVLGPSGSGKSTLINLLVPGARAATNEISQALNSGKHTTTTTSWYWMDEERTTALIDSPGFQEFGLHHIEPTDLPRCMPDIGAHAQECKFYNCTHLHEPGCAVMPRVEDEENGMDADHDISANRYYIYAELFDELSQAKKY, from the coding sequence ATGGCTGAGCGCGCCGCACTGCGCGAAGGCCTGGTCGTTTCCAGCCACGGCCGCCACTGCGTGGTCGAGACCGAGGACGGCGCACGCCACATCTGCCATCCGCGCGGCAAGAAAAGCCAGACCGTGGTCGGTGACCGCGTGCGCTGGCAGTTGCCGCCTGCGGGCCAGGGCGAGGAAGGCACCATAGAGAAGGTGCTGGAGCGGCGCAACCTGTTCTATCGCCAGGACGAGATCCGCACCAAGTCCTTCGCGGCCAACATCGACCAGGTGCTGATCCTGATCGCGGCCGAGCCGGTGTTCTCCGAGAGCCAGCTGGCCCGGGCCCTGATCACGGCCGAGGCCACGCACATCAAGCCCCTGATCGCCCTGAACAAGCGCGACCTGACCGAACCCTTTGCCGACGCCTGGGAGCGCCTGGCGCCTTATCGCGAGATGTACCTGGGCCGGGAAACACCGCACTACGAGGTGCTGGCGCTTTCATTGGCCAATGAGGGGGAAGCCGACCGCCAGCTGCTGATGCAGCACCTCCAGGGCAAGGCCACGCTGGTGCTGGGCCCGTCCGGCTCGGGCAAGAGCACCCTGATCAACCTGCTGGTGCCCGGCGCGCGCGCGGCCACCAACGAGATCTCGCAGGCACTGAACTCGGGCAAGCACACGACCACGACGACCAGCTGGTACTGGATGGACGAGGAGCGCACGACGGCGCTGATCGATTCGCCGGGCTTCCAGGAATTCGGCCTGCACCACATAGAGCCGACCGACCTGCCCCGCTGCATGCCCGACATCGGCGCCCATGCACAGGAATGCAAGTTCTACAACTGCACCCATCTGCACGAGCCGGGCTGCGCCGTCATGCCCCGCGTTGAAGACGAGGAAAACGGCATGGACGCCGACCACGACATCAGCGCCAACCGCTACTACATCTATGCCGAGCTGTTCGACGAACTGAGCCAGGCGAAAAAGTACTGA